A part of Synchiropus splendidus isolate RoL2022-P1 chromosome 19, RoL_Sspl_1.0, whole genome shotgun sequence genomic DNA contains:
- the LOC128751572 gene encoding germ cell-specific gene 1-like protein isoform X2 has product MAFLQQIRSPRLSLIQTVVSLLLGTLALTSPYWCVGKQKVPKPLCSPVKHSNCIPVPGVSNSSSIQFSWETGDDRFVFPSFHTGLFLICEENIYIDEWEEKCRDFYSLTPESETAMMWLSLSLELLYVGLLAVSCVLLLLQLAIHAWRPSTQRWGQLLNAFAAVFTVLGGLLGMVGHMMYMQVFQTIASMGPEDFKPHSFGYSWAFYVAWLAFTVCMSAGVSTLNNYTKKVLMVGPRLGSSLNPWNLNLKAPPPQADSFPSPPSPHLTPYCVPLPSHQTPLNGLQEDQVPQFRSENDYSPL; this is encoded by the exons ATGGCCTTCCTGCAGCAGATCCGCTCGCCCCGGCTCTCCCTCATCCAGACGGTTGTGTCCCTGCTGCTGGGCACTCTGGCCCTCACCTCCCCCTACTGGTGCGTGGGGAAGCAGAAGGTCCCCAAGCCGCTGTGCTCGCCTGTCAAGCACAGCAACTGCATCCCGGTGCCCGGCGTGTCCAACTCCTCCAGCATCCAGTTCTCCTGGGAGACTGGCGACGACCGCTTCGTCTTCCCATCCTTCCACACGggcctcttcctcatctgtgaGGAGAACATCTACATCGACGAGTGGG AGGAGAAGTGTCGTGACTTCTACTCTCTGACCCCCGAATCTGAAACAG CCATGATGTGGCTGTCTCTGTCACTGGAGCTGCTCTACGTGGGTCTGCTGGCCGTCAGCtgcgtcctgctgctgctgcagctcgcCATCCACGCCTGGCGCCCGTCCACGCAGCGCTGGGGTCAGCTGCTCAACGCCTTCGCCGCCGTCTTCACCGTCCTGGGAG GTCTGCTCGGGATGGTGGGTCACATGATGTACATGCAGGTCTTCCAGACCATCGCCTCCATGGGGCCGGAGGACTTCAAGCCGCACAGCTTCGGCTACTCCTGGGCCTTCTA CGTCGCCTGGTTGGCCTTCACCGTCTGCATGTCTGCAGGCGTCTCCACCCTCAACAACTACACCAAGAAGGTCTTGATGGTGGGGCCCAGACTGGGCTCGAGCCTGAACCCTTGGAACCTGAACTTG aaagccccgccccctcaggCCGACTCCTtcccctctcctccctcgcCTCACCTGACCCCCTACTGCGTCCCCCTCCCGTCTCACCAGACCCCCCTAAACGGACTCCAGGAGGACCAAGTGCCACAGTTCCGGTCGGAGAACGACTACAGTCCCCTCTGA
- the LOC128751572 gene encoding germ cell-specific gene 1-like protein isoform X1, whose amino-acid sequence MAFLQQIRSPRLSLIQTVVSLLLGTLALTSPYWCVGKQKVPKPLCSPVKHSNCIPVPGVSNSSSIQFSWETGDDRFVFPSFHTGLFLICEENIYIDEWEEKCRDFYSLTPESETAMMWLSLSLELLYVGLLAVSCVLLLLQLAIHAWRPSTQRWGQLLNAFAAVFTVLGGLLGMVGHMMYMQVFQTIASMGPEDFKPHSFGYSWAFYVAWLAFTVCMSAGVSTLNNYTKKVLMVGPRLGSSLNPWNLNLVGFLPPAPYYASTNTAFIFSFPRSPPRISHLSPYYRPPSLPAPLQKAPPPQADSFPSPPSPHLTPYCVPLPSHQTPLNGLQEDQVPQFRSENDYSPL is encoded by the exons ATGGCCTTCCTGCAGCAGATCCGCTCGCCCCGGCTCTCCCTCATCCAGACGGTTGTGTCCCTGCTGCTGGGCACTCTGGCCCTCACCTCCCCCTACTGGTGCGTGGGGAAGCAGAAGGTCCCCAAGCCGCTGTGCTCGCCTGTCAAGCACAGCAACTGCATCCCGGTGCCCGGCGTGTCCAACTCCTCCAGCATCCAGTTCTCCTGGGAGACTGGCGACGACCGCTTCGTCTTCCCATCCTTCCACACGggcctcttcctcatctgtgaGGAGAACATCTACATCGACGAGTGGG AGGAGAAGTGTCGTGACTTCTACTCTCTGACCCCCGAATCTGAAACAG CCATGATGTGGCTGTCTCTGTCACTGGAGCTGCTCTACGTGGGTCTGCTGGCCGTCAGCtgcgtcctgctgctgctgcagctcgcCATCCACGCCTGGCGCCCGTCCACGCAGCGCTGGGGTCAGCTGCTCAACGCCTTCGCCGCCGTCTTCACCGTCCTGGGAG GTCTGCTCGGGATGGTGGGTCACATGATGTACATGCAGGTCTTCCAGACCATCGCCTCCATGGGGCCGGAGGACTTCAAGCCGCACAGCTTCGGCTACTCCTGGGCCTTCTA CGTCGCCTGGTTGGCCTTCACCGTCTGCATGTCTGCAGGCGTCTCCACCCTCAACAACTACACCAAGAAGGTCTTGATGGTGGGGCCCAGACTGGGCTCGAGCCTGAACCCTTGGAACCTGAACTTGGTGGGCTTCCTGCCGCCGGCGCCGTACTACGCCTCCACCAACACCgccttcatcttctccttccCCCGCTCCCCGCCCCGCATCTCACACCTCTCCCCCTACTACCGCCCCCCCTCCCTGCCCGCCCCTCTGCagaaagccccgccccctcaggCCGACTCCTtcccctctcctccctcgcCTCACCTGACCCCCTACTGCGTCCCCCTCCCGTCTCACCAGACCCCCCTAAACGGACTCCAGGAGGACCAAGTGCCACAGTTCCGGTCGGAGAACGACTACAGTCCCCTCTGA
- the zgc:65811 gene encoding CD9 antigen isoform X1: MAVGGCGVVCKYIIIIFNIVLAGLGLAFLGFGLWLRFGENTRPIFQIEELNSSVFVTAVTLLIIVGSVMLLLIAFGYHGACNERRCSLIVYSVLLSILVATVVLVGFLSYTRRDKVGKYLSQFYSELYTLYVATSDPAIGVVLTFIQEIVHCCGMTGITLVELVKMTCPRPDSFFDHFMPRCPRVIANLFDQKASLVMGIFVVTGGLLVTAVICSMVLSSKILRSYSAPQYIILTPTISTVPSPQGQVYTANPDRDPVVFTPLTDANVPLPVP; encoded by the exons ATGGCTGTGGGCGGATGCGGCGTGGTCTGCAagtacatcatcatcatcttcaacatcGTCTTAGCG GGCCTGGGCCTGGCCTTCCTGGGCTTCGGGCTGTGGCTCAGGTTCGGTGAAAACACCAGACCCATCTTCCAGATCGAGGAGCTCAACTCCAGCGTCTTCGTCACAG CCGTCACGCTGCTCATCATCGTCGGcagtgtgatgctgctgctgatcgCCTTCGGGTATCACGGCGCCTGCAATGAGAGGAGATGCTCGCTGATAGTG TACTCGGTCCTTCTGTCCATCCTGGTGGCGACTGTAGTGTTGGTGGGATTCCTCAGCTACACCAGGAGGGACAAG GTCGGGAAGTACCTGTCCCAGTTCTACAGCGAACTCTACACACTGTACGTCGCCACTTCGGACCCGGCGATTGGGGTCGTGCTGACATTCATCCAGGAGATC GTCCACTGCTGTGGAATGACTGGGATCACGTTGGTGGAACTGGTGAAAATGACGTGTCCCCGACCTGACAGCTTCTTTGACCACTTCATGCCT CGCTGTCCCAGGGTCATCGCCAACTTGTTCGACCAGAAGGCATCGCTGGTGATGGGCATCTTCGTTGTAACTGGAGGTCTTCTG GTGACTGCGGTGATCTGCAGCATGGTCCTCAGCAGCAAGATCCTGCGGTCCTACTCTGCTCCTCAGTACATCATCCTGACTCCAACCATCAGCACAGTGCCCTCTCCACAGGGCCAGGTCTACACCGCCAATCCTGACCGCGACCCGGTGGTCTTCACCCCCCTCACTGACGCCAATGTGCCACTTCCTGTGCCCTAG
- the LOC128751574 gene encoding epithelial membrane protein 2-like, with the protein MLILLGAIIVLHIIGIILLLVATIDNAWWFTDTISTDIWFRWVKTDGVWNTTDLPDHYPESYLQAVQASAVLACIFSIIGIFVFVAQLFTLAKGQRFTISGIFQMLACLCIMIAASIYTDRFHLDEKFGWYGHCYILAWISFAITFISSITYFVLRKKTA; encoded by the exons ATGCTGATCCTTCTGGGCGCCATCATTGTCCTGCACATCATCGGCATCATCCTCCTGCTGGTGGCCACCATCGACAAC GCCTGGTGGTTCACCGACACCATCTCCACCGACATCTGGTTCCGATGGGTGAAGACCGACGGCGTGTGGAACACCACCGACCTGCCGGATCACTACCCAGAAA GTTACCTCCAGGCGGTGCAGGCGAGCGCTGTGCTGGCCTGTATCTTCTCCATCATTGGAATCTTCGTCTTcgtggctcagctcttcactcTGGCTAAAGGTCAACGCTTCACCATCTCCGGAATCTTCCAGATGCTGGCCT GTCTCTGCATCATGATCGCTGCCTCCATCTACACGGATCGCTTCCACCTGGACGAGAAGTTCGGCTGGTACGGTCACTGCTACATCCTGGCCTGGATCTCCTTCgccatcaccttcatctcctccatcacctACTTCGTGCTGCGTAAGAAGACGGCTTAA
- the zgc:65811 gene encoding CD9 antigen isoform X2 has protein sequence MAVGGCGVVCKYIIIIFNIVLAGLGLAFLGFGLWLRFGENTRPIFQIEELNSSVFVTAVTLLIIVGSVMLLLIAFGYHGACNERRCSLIVYSVLLSILVATVVLVGFLSYTRRDKVGKYLSQFYSELYTLYVATSDPAIGVVLTFIQEIVHCCGMTGITLVELVKMTCPRPDSFFDHFMPRCPRVIANLFDQKASLVMGIFVVTGGLLVVALLSAIVLLVNLKKHTQRFPVY, from the exons ATGGCTGTGGGCGGATGCGGCGTGGTCTGCAagtacatcatcatcatcttcaacatcGTCTTAGCG GGCCTGGGCCTGGCCTTCCTGGGCTTCGGGCTGTGGCTCAGGTTCGGTGAAAACACCAGACCCATCTTCCAGATCGAGGAGCTCAACTCCAGCGTCTTCGTCACAG CCGTCACGCTGCTCATCATCGTCGGcagtgtgatgctgctgctgatcgCCTTCGGGTATCACGGCGCCTGCAATGAGAGGAGATGCTCGCTGATAGTG TACTCGGTCCTTCTGTCCATCCTGGTGGCGACTGTAGTGTTGGTGGGATTCCTCAGCTACACCAGGAGGGACAAG GTCGGGAAGTACCTGTCCCAGTTCTACAGCGAACTCTACACACTGTACGTCGCCACTTCGGACCCGGCGATTGGGGTCGTGCTGACATTCATCCAGGAGATC GTCCACTGCTGTGGAATGACTGGGATCACGTTGGTGGAACTGGTGAAAATGACGTGTCCCCGACCTGACAGCTTCTTTGACCACTTCATGCCT CGCTGTCCCAGGGTCATCGCCAACTTGTTCGACCAGAAGGCATCGCTGGTGATGGGCATCTTCGTTGTAACTGGAGGTCTTCTG GTCGTCGCTCTGCTGAGCGCCATCGTCCTGCTGGTCAATCTCAAGAAGCACACGCAGCGGTTCCCAGTCTACTGA